The proteins below come from a single Thermopolyspora flexuosa genomic window:
- a CDS encoding alpha/beta hydrolase, which yields MTGTVTIRSTADILAAGSDPRYFTPEDPALLLHADPSRREPVTFTSQGVRLAGHLYRPRSGGVTPGIVMTGPISSVKEQTVPHYAERLADAGYTVLTFDPRTFGESEGAPRAHHDPNWIIEDISAAVGYLRTRDDVDPGRIGGVGVCMGGGYMVSAAARDRRISAVVSVAGGYNVGGTFTKIMGEEGFAAFQRTVIETVERAERAGEVAYMPTIAKELTPEVPLAAMPNPEAYSYYDRTSKTDAPTWSREMTVASFIPYLVYNALGDARLLAPTPLLIVHGTTDTALLPEYAQAAYDAATGPKRLVWVETHNHIELYDQDPYVSRATEAIVEWLGEYLPVKKSE from the coding sequence ATGACCGGCACCGTCACCATCCGCTCCACCGCCGACATCCTCGCCGCCGGCTCCGACCCGCGGTACTTCACGCCCGAGGACCCGGCCCTGCTGCTGCACGCCGACCCCTCCCGGCGCGAGCCGGTCACCTTCACCTCCCAGGGCGTACGGCTCGCCGGGCACCTCTACCGCCCGCGGTCCGGCGGGGTCACCCCGGGCATCGTCATGACCGGCCCGATCAGCAGCGTCAAGGAGCAGACCGTCCCGCACTACGCCGAGCGGCTCGCGGACGCGGGCTACACGGTGCTCACCTTCGACCCGCGCACCTTCGGCGAGAGCGAGGGCGCCCCGCGGGCCCACCACGACCCCAACTGGATCATCGAGGACATCAGCGCCGCGGTCGGCTACCTGCGCACCCGCGACGACGTCGACCCCGGCCGCATCGGCGGCGTGGGCGTGTGCATGGGCGGCGGCTACATGGTGTCCGCCGCGGCGCGCGACCGCCGGATCTCGGCCGTGGTGAGCGTCGCCGGCGGTTACAACGTCGGCGGCACGTTCACGAAGATCATGGGCGAGGAGGGGTTCGCCGCCTTCCAGCGCACCGTGATCGAGACCGTCGAGCGGGCGGAGCGCGCGGGCGAGGTGGCCTACATGCCGACGATCGCCAAGGAGCTCACCCCCGAGGTGCCCCTTGCCGCGATGCCGAACCCGGAGGCGTACAGCTACTACGACCGCACCTCCAAGACCGACGCGCCCACCTGGTCGCGGGAGATGACGGTCGCCTCGTTCATCCCGTACCTGGTGTACAACGCGCTCGGCGACGCGCGGCTGCTCGCGCCGACCCCGCTGCTGATCGTGCACGGCACGACCGACACCGCGCTGCTGCCCGAGTACGCCCAGGCCGCCTACGACGCCGCCACCGGCCCGAAGCGGCTGGTCTGGGTGGAGACCCACAACCACATCGAGCTGTACGACCAGGACCCGTACGTCAGCCGGGCCACCGAGGCCATCGTCGAGTGGCTGGGCGAGTACCTCCCGGTGAAGAAGAGCGAGTGA